One Helianthus annuus cultivar XRQ/B chromosome 12, HanXRQr2.0-SUNRISE, whole genome shotgun sequence genomic region harbors:
- the LOC110878142 gene encoding zinc finger protein JAGGED has product MRNPLDLNNFPDDFTSKQTLDDSSSSTSGIYKKKKNGAKDESGKVYECRFCSLKFCKSQALGGHMNRHRQERETETLNRARQLVFSNDNVLPPLPHQLGGQPVVHGGFNHQAGCNMGSTVYPTRLLSGTSTTMLPPQQAPHMYTSPASRLTNPYTSQYPPSNDYFIGHVCSGNPPSFTVQNLSGYASPPPESTSNYTCVGAPVGQSFTLAGGSGGGGAEM; this is encoded by the exons at GAGAAACCCTTTAGACCTGAACAACTTTCCTGATGATTTCACCAGCAAACAAACACTTGATGACTCCTCTTCTTCCACTTCAG GAATctacaagaaaaagaaaaacgGCGCAAAGGATGAAAGCGGGAAGGTCTATGAGTGCAGGTTTTGCTCCCTCAAGTTCTGCAAGTCTCAAGCCCTTGGGGGACACATGAACCGCCATCGCcaag AAAGGGAGACAGAAACACTAAACCGAGCTCGGCAGCTGGTTTTTAGCAACGATAACGTCCTGCCCCCACTCCCTCACCAACTAGG TGGACAACCAGTGGTACATGGAGGGTTTAATCATCAAGCAGGTTGCAACATGGGCAGTACAGTTTATCCAACAAGACTCCTTTCCGGTACCTCCACCACCATGTTACCACCACAACAAGCTCCACACATGTACACTTCACCGGCATCACGCCTCACTAACCCCTACACATCCCAATACCCTCCTTCAAATGATTACTTCATTGGACATGTGTGCTCCGGCAATCCACCATCATTCACCGTCCAGAATTTGAGCGGATACGCCTCGCCACCGCCCGAGAGTACGAGTAACTACACATGTGTTGGTGCACCTGTTGGCCAAAGCTTCACACTTGCTGgaggaagtggtggtggtggtgcagaaATGTAA